The following are encoded in a window of Ranitomeya variabilis isolate aRanVar5 chromosome 6, aRanVar5.hap1, whole genome shotgun sequence genomic DNA:
- the NAPRT gene encoding nicotinate phosphoribosyltransferase, which translates to MELPLLTDLYQFTMAYGYWRSGRHREAAEFELFFRDAPFSGGFTLFCGLEETLRFLRDFRFSRADLQYLASVLPPSVDRGFFEYLETVDASEVSLASFPEGSVVFPREPLMKVRGPLLVVQLLETTLLCLVNYASLVATNAARFRLAVGPDKKLLEMGLRRAQGPDGGLSASKYSYIGGFDCTSNVLAGQRFNIPVAGTVAHSYVASFSSTDEVQHLVLLPAGGQEAGGKDTGVDFLSLSQSWLQKVCHLLQIPPGSTHPGELAAFVSYAIAFPLNFLVVVDTYSVMMSGIPNFCAVVLALQELGYRAVGVRLDSGDLARQSVEIRKIFQLCDERLEAPSFRTLSIAVSNNISEKSVKTLTQSDNEINVIGVGTHLVTCPLQPSLGCVYKLVQVNDQPRMKISEDQEKSTIPGSKAVYRLYDRSDQPLLDLMTLEDEPPPELGKEVKVYELGRSTENECVTPIRAEPLHRTYFHHAQLLQPLPTITDIRCYAQRSLSSLHPQQRQLDEPRPYRVAVSEKLHGLLSALRRSSRHLQ; encoded by the exons ATGGAGCTCCCGCTACTCACCGACCTCTACCAGTTCACCATGGCGTACGGTTACTGGCGGAGCGGGCGGCACCGGGAAGCCGCGGAGTTCGAGCTATTCTTCCGGGACGCTCCGTTCAGTGGCGGCTTCACCCTGTTCTGTGGCCTGGAGGAGACGCTGCGCTTCCTGCGGGACTTCCGCTTCTCCCGAGCAG ACCTCCAGTACTTGGCCTCCGTCTTGCCGCCATCCGTGGACCGCGGCTTCTTTGAATACCTGGAGACCGTGGACGCGTCGGAGGTGTCGCTGGCGTCTTTCCCGGAGGGATCCGTCGTGTTTCCCAGA GAGCCGCTGATGAAGGTGCGGGGGCCCCTCCTGGTGGTCCAGCTTCTGGAGACCACCCTGCTCTGCTTGGTGAATTATGCCAG CCTGGTCGCCACCAATGCCGCCCGTTTCCGCCTTGCGGTTGGTCCGGACAAGAAGCTGCTGGAAATGGGTCTGCGGAGGGCGCAGGGGCCTGATGGGGGTCTTTCAGCCTCCAAATATTCCTACATAGGTG GCTTTGACTGCACCAGTAACGTGCTCGCCGGGCAGCGGTTTAACATCCCGGTGGCGGGGACCGTGGCCCACTCCTACGTGGCATCGTTCTCCTCTACGGATGAAGTCCAGCACCTG GTTCTGCTGccggcgggcggtcaggaggcgggCGGCAAGGACACGGGCGTGGATTTCCTGTCTCTGTCGCAGTCGTGGCTGCAGAAGGTTTGTCATCTGCTGCAGATTCCTCCTGGGAGCACACACCCTGGGGAGCTGGCGGCATTCGTGTCATACGCCATCGCCTTCCCGCTGAACTTCCTGGTGGTGGTGGATACGTACAGCGTGATGAT GAGCGGGATCCCCAATTTCTGTGCGGTTGTCCTGGCTTTGCAGGAGTTGGGGTACAGAGCGGTTGGGGTGCGGCTGGACAGCGGAGACCTCGCCAGACAGTCGGTAGAGATCCGGAAGATTTTCCAGCTATGTGACGAAAG GTTGGAGGCTCCGAGCTTCAGAACATTGTCTATCGCTGTCAGTAATAACATCAGTGAGAAGAGTGTAAAGACCCTGACCCAATCG GACAATGAGATTAATGTGATTGGTGTCGGCACTCACCTTGTCACCTGCCCCTTGCAGCCGTCTCTGGGCTGCGTCTACAAG CTGGTGCAGGTGAACGACCAACCGAGAATGAAGATCAGCGAGGACCAAGAGAAGAGCACGATCCCGGGGAGCAAAGCCGTGTACAGACTGTACGACCGCAGCG ATCAGCCGCTCCTGGACCTCATGACGCTGGAGGATGAGCCTCCGCCTGAATTGGGTAAGGAGGTGAAAGTTTATGAACTGGGCAGAAGCACAGAAAACGAGTGTGTGACCCCGATCAGGGCAGAACCCCTTCATCGCACCTACTTCCATCATGCACAG CTCCTGCAGCCCCTTCCCACAATCACTGATATCCGATGTTATGCCCAGAGGtcgctcagcagcctccatccccaGCAGCGACAGCTGGACGAGCCACGGCCGTACCGG GTCGCAGTGAGTGAGAAGCTGCACGGCCTCCTGTCTGCGCTGCGGAGGAGCAGTCGCCATTTGCAGTGA